GGTCCGGGTCCGCGCTTTCCAAAGGAGCACGGTATTGTCCCCTGTGAGCTCATTCTTCTGTCTCCTATTCTGGCTTGATGGTGGATCTTCCTTGCGATTGCATGATGTGCCCGCACAACGCCCAGGGATTATTACACAGATACATCCCTGTCTCAGTTATTGATTTTGTTCTTTTCCCTAGGATGTAATTTCTTTTGCTGAGATAGATTAAGCTTGGGTGAAGGTGGCTGTTGTGTGCCCGTTGCCCAGTACTTCTTTGTTGTAATGCCTTACTCAAAGTGAAATTTATTTTCCTCTTGCCTATATTCAGAGGTTCTGCTTGATGATTCTCTAATCACTTTCTTTGATTTCCTTTTGTTGAGATCTGCTTCCAGTTTACTTCAATGTTACCAGACTTCAAATGTACTATCTAATAGACCATCATGTGTGTATATGATGCCTCCTTTTATCCTTAAAGGTATTGGGAGTTTGTTAAGGGAAATGATAACAATGGTGTATATGAAAGGCAAATGGTGTTTTTTTCTCATTGTTATGTTTAACTGAAGTGATGATCTGTTGTCATATTCAAAACTATAGTTTTTTGTTTGCAGCATCTTGAAGGGAGCAATGTTTTGATACTTGCTTTATAGGAATTCTCTTTCTTTGCCTAGAACTTGTGATTTATGGCTGATGTCTATTCCATCTTTGTAGGTGCTTCTCAAATATAGATGGAGAACTTGCCATGGAGGCACATAGCTTGCTGATTTTGTTTCTGGATTGGCCCTTGAGAGGGAGACCGACCCAAACTTCAGCAGGTTTCAGGTGTGCGTCCTCTATTCCTTGTGTTTGTCTCCCTCGCTGAGCTTGGGCATTGTACATTTTGGTAAATATAGTCAGTTACTTTGTTTACTGGCAATTGTGAATAGTCAGAGCACATACATGCTTGGTTTTAGTTAAGTTAGTACCTGCCATTCAGTAATCAGGCCTGAAGAAAGTGTGCCTCCCTATTTTGTGCACATAAATACTTAGCTTACTGTGACCAAATTAAGTAAACTTATACAATAAGTTTCTTCATTGTTTCACTTGTGGAAACTAAACTACTAATGTGTTAAATTCATTATAGTCATCTTTAAAGGAGTTGTGGTTGGTTGCCATTGTGGTGAAGTAATTTCTTGCTGAAGCACCGGTCTAAATTTATCATTGGTTTCGCTGGTGCTGCATGTAAGCGGGGTTACTAATTGTTCCATTGGTTTTGCTCCGGTGAGTTCTTCCCCATATACCTTTGATGCTTTTGCCTCCATACCTTCGAGCTGGTATTTTTTCCAAGGTTTATCGTGTTTTCGTGGTAGTGTGACTGGCTTAGAGTTTGTAATCATTTATCTTCTTCAATGAATGTCTGTGCTATGATATTCTGTAAGGCTAGGAACACACTAAGTTGGTTAATGCTTTTGATCTAGCTTGTTGGGAGATAATGAAACAACAATGTTTATTTGCTCACAATGCCTTATGTTGATTGTTCTGGATAGGTATTTTAGTCGTAAGAGATGTCTCCAAAaaagcaaaaacagcaattcaCTGTTGATTTACTTTGCTATGATTGCTCCCATTAGATTGTCCTTAAATCATGTGCAAAGCTGAAGTATTGTTCGCTGAGGATGATGATGCAGAGTGTTAAAAGGCCTATCTCCTTGGTAGATGAAGCTTGTTGGATTGATTTCAGGCCATTGAAAACAGATGACACCATGCCTCCCCCAGTTAATGAACATGTGTCGCTTCCAAGTAATAATGAATTTCTCTCGCTGCCCTGCTGAACTTTCTTTTCTTTTGCCATTTTGGCTGGTAGTCTTTCATAGAATTTTGTGATATCTACCTGACTCCACAAGGTCATGCAACATTAAGAATTGCTGGGTTTGAAAAACACAGGATGGAATTGTTAATTCATTATCTCTGTCTGAAGCAAGACATTTTTGGTACACTGTTGAATAGAGTTGGTGTATCAGCATGAGTAACATTGCGACATTCTAAGGGTTGGTGCTAGAATCCCACCTAGAAACCATTGTTTTCCAGCAACTATGGGGTTCATATGTTGATATGATTGTTACTATGTGGTTGATATGATTGTTTGCTGGTAGGAGAACCAGGAGGTAGTGCAATATCCTTATTAGTTATACTCAGGGATGCAAAATCTTCACCTGATGATTCCACCCCTTTTTACATAACACTAGCTGCCGCACAGTAAAAAGTGTCTCGCCGATGCTCTTTATGACACCAACTGATAGATTACTGAGTGCACTCATAGAGAATATAACAAGGTATTTTAGGAAGTGCTTGGACTAGGTTCAAATTTTTGACAGTCTTAGGCACGCTTTTTTTTACAGAGTTGGTTTCAAGTTTTCTTTCCGACACAGTTAGACTTTCTGAAATACAGCCTTGAACTACACATGAAACAATAGTGTTTGTTTGTTCACCAGCAAGATGATGATGTGAAACGAATGACTATTTGTGTCTTTCAGAGTTTCTACCATTAAATAGTTTCCCATAACTGAGTATTTGCTAATATTGGTAGCTAAAAATGAGATACTTATGCTTGTTGATGCCTTCCCTTTTTGTAGTAACATCCATGTGTCCAGCATATGTAGAATATTAGTTTTTCTTGGCTGTTTATTGTAGTTCGTTCTCAAGTTTTGGAAAATTCTTTAGCTATATTCCTTGTCTCAAGCGAGCATGAGCAATATCTTTTTTATGCCGCGTGCCGCCAAGTTTCTCTATTTTAGATGGTTGTGTATTTTCGTTTCCAAAAGGAATATGTATTTTATTAATCTGACTATAATTTGTGGTAGGTACATACTGAAGGATGTTCTGAGGCTAGCACCTGGTTTAGAAGTTTTGCAATTCACATCTCATAATTTTGATTTGATGTCCAGAATGTCAATTGAAGAATGAGCCTATGAACTGCATTGTATTTTGTAATATATCCTTATATATGGTGCTTGTGGCGTTTTTTTTGCAATTATAAGTTTACATTTATGGGTATTATAGAGTTCTTTCTTTTTCCACAAGGGGCAGTAGCTGTGCCATTCGACTCGAAGGACAAAGAGTTGATCACAAAGGGGTAGCATTCAGGATATATACACAAGAGTATAGAACCAAATTATATGATGTAATTGACCGCTATTTCTATTAACTTCTCCTGTACAAATGTTCACGAGTTCATGTATTAAGTATATTTTATTGTGTCACTTGTGTTTACTCTTTTTTAATGCAAGTTTACAGCTACTCGGAGTTCCTAATTGCAGACTCAACTATCTTGACCTACCGATGATCTAATTTGTGGCATTATTACTTTAAGAAAATATTTGCATGTAATTTCCTTTATATATAGGGGTATAAGTTCTTATCAAATGTACTCAAATATACGGTTATTGAAAAATGCAAATGTTTTTAACACGAACATGATTTTAAACGGGTCTCTGCGCCATTTGGCGAAATGGCTTAACTGGTCATCTAGTTACCTTTAAAAAGTCCAGCCTCTCTCTAGACACGAAGAATCCAGATCCCTGATCCTTATCCAGAAAAAGTCGAGGCCCGCCTGTCAGCCTTCCACGCTGCAAACCCCGGCGCCACGCGACCTGCCAAAAACCACGGGCAGCAGCTCTGGTTCCACCAAAGAGCCGCGGAATGGAGCCCCCAAACCGCGAGCCATCCTCACGGTCACCGTGCAACATATAAACCTTCGCGCCTGCACACTGCACTTCAACAGACGCACAAAGCATACACGAGGGTGAAGAAGAGATGGATCCAGCCGAGGGCCGAAGGATACtggtggccgtggacgagggcgacGAGAGCGTCCACGCGCTGCGATGGTGCCTCACCAACTTCGCCacgcgcggcgacggcgagcttGCCCCACCGGACACCATCCTCCTGCTCTACGTCCGGCCGACGCCGCCCACCTACTCCGTGCTCGACGCCTCCGGTACGTACGTTTTGTCTTCAGGAAGCGATCCTACGCTCATCCCGGCGTCGGGAACTAACCGGCCTGCACCGTAAGCCCCGCTAGGCTATCTGTTTGTCAATGAGGCGACCGCCGCGATCGACGGGTACAGCCGGGCGGTGGCGGACGCGGTGGTGGACAAGGCGCAGAAGCTCTGCGCGCTCCACAGCAAAGAGAACGGCGAGGTGAAGGTGAAGGTGGATGTGAAGGTGGCGGTCGGGGACGCCCGGAGCGTCATCTGCGACATGGTGGACAAGCTCGGAGCCGACGTGCTGGTGATGGGGAGCCATGGCTATGGATTTTTCAAGAGGTAATTACTTCTGTACTCTATTATGTAACTCCACTTCAGGCTTCTGTCAGAGTAGTGCTCGACTGCTCGTGTGACCGAGGATTCTCGTTGGTTTTGCAGGGCTCTCCTCGGGAGTGTCAGCGACTACTGCGTCAGGAACGCCAACTGCCCCGTTCTCATCGTCAAGTTGAAATAACAGGGCCAACTGTTCTTGGGAGATTAGCAATGATGCCCGTACTTGCATTTGCTGTTTGGCATTAAATTTCTTTCTACTACTATTTACTACTGTATTTGTTATGcctccttttttttttcttcacTTTTGGTCGCTTCGCGTGTAACCTGCTAGAGGAGCTAAGGGGAAGTGCCAAGCAATGTGTCTCAAGATCCCCGCGACTTGTATATATGCCGCTGTTACTGCTCGGTTATCGGTTGAATTTATCGTATTGGACATGTTATTAAGCAGCTTGTCATACTTTCATCGATCAGAATCGACTGAATGCACTTCTATTCTGAACTGCATGTGGAACACACGAACAAGAAGACAGAGTGTGCCGAGAAAAACAGTCTATTCACCAGTCACCCCTCACAATATTCTTCTCTTTTAAACGGAGGGAAACGTTTCGCATCATTGATTAATTAAGTAGAAGAGAATTGTGTTGTTAATTATGAAAATCGGGCAAAAACTGAAGTAGACATACCACAACGAACATGCGACCCACCAAACGCATTACTTACACGGCATGAAACCCCACGTCCGCACAGGCGGCCCACCAAACACTCTCAACACACATAACTCCTAAACGTGACAGTGGAGTGTGCACAGGTGGCCCACCAAACACTCCCTAAACGTGACAGTGGAGTGTGCAAGAACACTGTTAGGATGATCTTCACCGTGTGGGCCGTGCTCAACAGACATAACCCTTAAACGTGACAGTGGAGTGTGCAAGAACACTGTTAGGATGATCTACCCCGTATGGGCCCAACGGCCCACCGGACCCTCAGATCCGTGCCCTGATCAGGGACGCTCAACTCACTATGTTGACGGGCCCCTGTCACCTGCACTATATAAAAAGGTGGGGCCGCGGCTCGCAACACGAGGTTCGTCGTGGACGGGGCTTGCCTGCTCCCGTCTCCTGCTCCCATCCGTGCTCCGCGCCGTTCGTTTGGCATTGCACGGCTCCATCAATTTCCCTTTCCCACGTTTCTTTTTTACTGCCGAAAAGAAATCAGGAGTACCAATTTATTAGGTCCGCAATACACGCACGTCGTTGAAACTTCCTTCCGCTAATACATCAAGAAATTACGCGTCCATTGGCTGGAGTCCGTTCGCAACCGCCATGCCCATGTTGATGTCGTCCGCTACACTCTGGCCGAAGCTTCAAGCCGTAAAAAGACCTTCTTGATATTGGTGTGCAGCTCTGCACCTACGGCGAGCACAGCCAGGCCGACCTCACACATCCGTCGCCGAGAACCGCCTCCTCTCGCGCGCCCACGCGGCGAGCTCGCCGTGCTCTTGTCGACGGCTGGCCGTCTTCCAGGGGATCACTGGCATGCAACTGGCCTGCTCGACTACGCGTGTAGCACGCGCTATGTCCACCCTTGCGGTCGGCGCTAGTGCCACCTAATCGACAACCGTCGGCGCCCCCGTTGCCGCTCCATTCACCTCAACGCTCCGGCCGCGCTCCCCGTGTTGATGCTGCCGCTGGATAACATCATCGGCCCGTACCCAGAGCGGCGGATCCATGCAGTACGCACAAGTCTTGGCCGACCCAATGGTTGTGAGTGTTAGATGGAGGCGTTCCTATTCCTCGATGAGGAGCCGCGTTGGTTTATATTGATATGGGACAGGAACAACTCCTGTCGTGGCTTACAAGGCAATACCGATCGATATACGATTCGGTTGTTACAGAGAGGAGGAGATAGctacgagggagagggagaagatagagtTTGTTGAGATTACAATAGATGATTCTATCTCTATTTCTAACACCCTCCCTTAATCTCAACTATCCTATATTAAGATTCCTCTTGAACTCCTCAAATGGTTTGATAGACAATGCCTTAGTGAAGCCATCTGCTACTTGATCTTTGGAGGGAATAAATCTGATGTCCAATTTCTTCTCTGCAACCCTTTCTCTCACAAAATGAAAATCAATTTCAATGTGTTTAGTTCTACCATGAAACACTGGGTTAGCAGAGAGATAGGTGGCTCCCAAATTATCATACCATAAGCATGAAATGCGGTGTTGCTTAACACCCAACTCATTAAGTAATGATCCCACCCAAATGATCTCAGCAGTTGCATTGGCTAGTGACTTATATTCAGCCTCCGTACTTGACCTTGACACTGTAGCCTGTTTCCTGGCACTCCAAGAAATAAGATTAGGACAAAAGAATATTGCAAATCCTCCAGTTGACCTCCTGTCATCACAGCATCCTGTCCAGTCAGCATCAGAAAAGGCACTAACAAGAGTGGAGCTGGAACGTTTAAACTAGAGTCCTAGGCTTACAATGTATTTTATATATCGTATAATTCTTTTAACAACTGTCCAGTGTACAGTAGTAGGTGCATGTAGATACTGACAAACCTTGTTAACAGCAAATGATATATCTGGTCTTGTCAGTGTCAAGTACTGTAAGGCACCCACAACACTCCTATACCTTGTGATCTCTTCTTCCTTTAGAGGCTCCCCTTCAAAGGCTGACAGTTTTTCTGAAGAGGACAATGGTGTAGGTGAAGGCTTACAATCCTTCATCCTCATGCGAGTCAGAAGCTTAGTAGCATATTTTTACTGATTCATTACTATGCCATCTGGAATCTTCTTCACCTCAATGCCCAGGAAGAAGTGTAGATCACCAAGATCTTTCAAGGCAAACTCTGAACTTAAATCATGAAGTAGAGCATTAGTAGCACTTGGTGAAGAACTGGCAactataatatcatcaacatatatcaaAACAAATATGACTGTGTTTGCCTTATTATAGATGAAGAGTGATGTGTCAGCTTTAGATGCAACAAATCCAAGACACCTTAGCTGAGAGCTTAGCCTTGAATACCATGCTCTTGGTGCCTGTTTTAGGCCATAAAGAGCCTTATCAAGCTTACACACATAGTGGGGTGTTTTCTTGTTTTCATACCCAGGTGGTTGTCGCATGTAAACCTCCTCTTCTAGAACACCATGCAAAAACGCGTTATGTACATCTAGCTGCCTCAAGCTCCATCCCCTAGAAACAGCAATAGCTAACATAAGCCTAATAGTTGCAGCTTTAACAACGGGACTAAATGTGTCCTCATAATCCATACCATAACGCTATTTAAAACCTTTTGCGACTAGACATGCCTTGTACCTGTCAATCGAGCCATCTGCCTTTTTCTTGATTCTATATACCCACTTACAGTTAATAACATTTTTACCTCGCTGCTCAGGTACAAGGTGCCACGTTTTATTTTTCATGAGTGCAGAGTACTCTTCATCCATTGCATTTTTCCACCTGCATCTTCCAATCTAGTTGGCTCTCCTGCAACACATAACATGTCATAGCGTATAGTACCATCTGTTCTAATTTATGTTTTATACCTTTTTGAAGACGAGTTGTGACGCGCGAGGCTGGCACCGGCTGTGGCTGAACAGGCGACCGTGCCACAGAAGATCCAGATGATGCACCAGATTCTATGGATCCACTTTGCATAGCTGATCCGGACCCTGATTCTGTAGCCTCCTGTGTGCTCGCGCTGGTACTGGTGGACTCTGGTGCCGCAGCCCTGCGCGATGCAGAAGATCCCATAGGCGTCATTGTTGCCTGATCCGCACGCATGGGCTGCCGCAATCCCGAGCCGACCGTGTGCGATCCCGAGCCGACCGTCTCAGGCTGGAGACCGGTCGCGGTGGGCCACCCGCACGTGGGACGCTGAGCCGGCCCACTGCCTGGCGACGTGGCGTGCTGGCACTGGCCTCTGACGGGTGCACGATCCAGAGTTGATCGCAGCGCGCGATCCAAGGACGCCTGGCGCTGCGGCGTCGCAGGTTGCTCCAGATCAACCTCGTAGTCTGCGCCTGCCTCTTCTTCCTCCAACACATGCAATATGGGGCCATTTTGTGCCAAATCTTGATTATTTTGAGCACCGTTTTCTCCTGCGTTTTCTCCATGACCCTGCATAGGAATAGATGCACCACTAGAACTGGTTGAAGTGTCATATTGGTCAGTACAATCGTCGCCCCCTTGCTCAAAATTCCGAAGGTTTGGGGGAAGAAGAAAGATTTCTTTCTTAAGAATGGCTCCAGCGTTAGGATGAAGAGATGCAAAAGGGAAAATGGACTCATCGAAAACGACATCACGGGATATATAAACTCTGCCAGTAGAGACATCTAGGCATTTTACTCCTTTGTGAATAGGACTATATCCCAAGAAAACACATCGTTTGGAACGGAAAGCAAGCTTGCGCGAGTTATATGGCCGTAGGTTAGGCCAGCATGCACAACCAAAGACACGCAAAGACTTGTAATCTGGACTAGTGCCAAAAAGACGTGTGATAGGGGTCTCAAATTTGATGACTTTGCTAGGGAGCAAGTTGATGAGATATGTGGCAGTTAAGAATGCTTCATCTCAGAATTTTAGTGGCATAGATGCATTTGCGAGTAGAGCTAGGCCTACTTCAACAACATGACGATGTTTTCTTTTTGCAGAACCATTCTGCTGGTGCGCATGTGGACATGCaacatgatgagaaataccaagTTGCTGAAAGAAGGAATTCAGTCTCCTGTATTCACCTCCCCAGTCGGTTTGCATGGCAATGATCTTAGTGTCTAGTTTTCTTTCAACAAGATTTTTAAAGTTTGTGAAAACTTGAAACACTTCAGACTGTTTCTTAAGAAGATAGATCCATGTAAACTTGCTATAATCAT
This genomic window from Aegilops tauschii subsp. strangulata cultivar AL8/78 chromosome 4, Aet v6.0, whole genome shotgun sequence contains:
- the LOC109737711 gene encoding universal stress protein PHOS32 isoform X2, with the protein product MDPAEGRRILVAVDEGDESVHALRWCLTNFATRGDGELAPPDTILLLYVRPTPPTYSVLDASGYLFVNEATAAIDGYSRAVADAVVDKAQKLCALHSKENGEVKVKVDVKVAVGDARSVICDMVDKLGADVLVMGSHGYGFFKRALLGSVSDYCVRNANCPVLIVKLK
- the LOC109737711 gene encoding universal stress protein PHOS32 isoform X1: MDPAEGRRILVAVDEGDESVHALRWCLTNFATRGDGELAPPDTILLLYVRPTPPTYSVLDASAPLGYLFVNEATAAIDGYSRAVADAVVDKAQKLCALHSKENGEVKVKVDVKVAVGDARSVICDMVDKLGADVLVMGSHGYGFFKRALLGSVSDYCVRNANCPVLIVKLK